From the genome of Eucalyptus grandis isolate ANBG69807.140 chromosome 2, ASM1654582v1, whole genome shotgun sequence, one region includes:
- the LOC120290140 gene encoding LRR receptor-like serine/threonine-protein kinase FEI 2 — MGLLICLFSAAFAAVLVGDGALALTQDGVTLLEFKAALNDTQNLLSNWQATDQSPCKWTGISCHPDERVRAINLPYKQLGGIISPSIGKLSRLQRLALHSNSLHGTIPSEIANCVELRALYLRANYLQGGIPSAIGNLSSLSILDLSSNSLKGAIPSSLGRLTRLQSLNLSSNFFSGEIPDVGVLSTFKRSSFTGNLDLCGQQVQKQCRTSMGFPAVLPHAESDEASVPAKRSSHYIKGVLIGAMSMMGLALVMLLAFLWVCLLTKKERAAKRYKEVKKQVEPEASTKLITFHGDLPYPSCELIEKLESLDEEDVVGSGGFGIVYRMVMNDCGTFAVKRIDRNREGSDQGFERELEILGSIKHINLVNLRGYCRLPATKLLIYDYLAMGSLDDLLHVHGEARPLNWSSRLKIALGSARGLAYLHHDCCPKIVHRDIKSSNILLDENLEPHVSDFGLAKLLVDEEAHVTTVVAGTFGYLAPEYLQSGIATEKSDVYSFGVLLLEIVTGKRPTDPCFVKKGLNVVGWMNTLLRENRLEDVLDKRCSGADAETVEAILDIAAKCTDAIPDERPSMNQVLQLLEQEVMSPCPSDFYESQSDYC; from the exons ATGGGGCTCCTCATTTGTCTCTTCTCCGCGGCGTTCGCGGCGGTGCTCGTCGGCGACGGCGCTCTTGCTCTGACTCAGGATG GTGTTACGTTGTTGGAATTCAAGGCCGCTCTGAACGACACCCAGAACTTGCTCAGCAACTGGCAAGCGACCGATCAATCTCCCTGCAAATGGACCGGCATATCTTGCCATCCGGACGAGAGAGTCCGCGCCAT AAATCTTCCTTACAAGCAATTAGGAGGGATTATATCTCCCAGCATTGGCAAGCTCAGCAGACTGCAAAGACT AGCACTTCACTCGAATAGCCTTCATGGTACCATTCCAAGTGAGATTGCCAACTGTGTAGAACTTAGAGCATT GTACTTGCGAGCTAATTATCTTCAAGGAGGCATTCCGTCGGCCATTGGGAACCTCTCGTCTCTCAGCATCCT GGATTTATCAAGCAATTCTCTCAAGGGAGCCATACCTTCCTCTCTTGGACGTCTCACACGACTTCAAAGCTT GAACTTGTCATCCAACTTCTTCTCAGGTGAAATCCCTGATGTTGGAGTCCTTAGCACTTTTAAACGCAGTTC ATTTACTGGAAATTTAGATCTTTGTGGCCAACAAGTGCAGAAGCAATGTCGAACCTCGATGGGATTTCCTGCGGTGCTGCCGCATGCTGAGAGTGACGAAGCATCCG TCCCTGCTAAGCGATCTTCGCATTACATCAAAGGAGTTTTGATTGGTGCCATGTCCATGATGGGTCTTGCACTTGTCATGCTCTTGGCTTTCCTATGGGTTTGTTTGCTAACAAAGAAGGAAAGGGCAGCAAAGAGATATAAAGAAGTCAAAAAACAAGTCGAACCAGAAGCAA GCACGAAGCTTATTACTTTCCATGGAGATCTTCCATATCCCTCGTGCGAACTAATAGAGAAGCTTGAGTCTCTTGATGAAGAGGATGTGGTGGGATCTGGAGGATTTGGCATTGTGTACAGAATGGTAATGAATGATTGTGGGACATTTGCTGTGAAAAGGATTGACAGAAATCGCGAAGGATCTGATCAAGGATTTGAAAGGGAGTTAGAGATACTGGGCAGCATCAAGCACATAAATCTAGTGAACCTGCGTGGATACTGCAGGCTCCCTGCAACAAAACTTCTCATCTATGATTATTTAGCCATGGGAAGCTTAGACGATCTCTTGCATG TGCATGGGGAAGCGCGACCCTTGAACTGGAGTTCTCGACTGAAAATTGCTTTAGGTTCAGCTCGAGGGCTTGCATATCTGCACCATGACTGCTGTCCTAAGATTGTGCATCGTGATATAAAGTCCAGCAACATTCTTTTAGATGAAAACTTGGAGCCCCATGTCTCTGATTTTGGACTTGCCAAGCTTCTGGTAGATGAAGAAGCACATGTTACAACTGTAGTTGCTGGCACTTTTGGTTATCTTGCGCCTG AGTATCTTCAAAGTGGAATAGCTACTGAGAAGTCagatgtgtatagctttggagttCTGTTGTTGGAGATTGTAACTGGAAAGAGACCGACCGATCCATGTTTTGTGAAGAAAGGCTTGAATGTTGTTGGATGG ATGAACACCCTATTGAGAGAGAACAGGCTGGAAGATGTCTTGGATAAGAGATGCTCTGGTGCTGATGCTGAAACTGTAGAAGCAATTCTTGATATAGCTGCTAAATGTACCGATGCAATCCCAGATGAACGGCCATCAATGAACCAGGTGTTGCAGTTGCTCGAGCAAGAGGTTATGTCACCTTGCCCCAGCGACTTCTACGAGTCACAATCTGACTATTGTTGA
- the LOC104418948 gene encoding UDP-glycosyltransferase 87A1, producing the protein MGSQPTSGCHVVALPYPGRGHINPMMNLCKLLVSKKPDILITFVVTEEWLGFIGPEPKPANVHFATVPNVLPSELHRAKNFPAFLEAIFTKLEAPVEQLLDRLELPVAAIIADTYLPWAVRVGKQRNIPVATLWTTSASVFLVFHHFEMLQQKGHFPVDLSERGEEEVDYIPGVARTRIADLPTIFFGNQRQLLLGKALECIAGASKADYFLSTSFSELEPLALDAIRSQLSVPAYCVGPTIPFLDGDGAGDAAYFRWLDAQPIGSVLYVSLGSFLSVSDAQMEEMAAGVRDSGVRFLWVARGETSPVAGAREEGAAGLVVPWCEQLKVLCHPSVGGFWTHCGWNSALEAIYAGVPMLTCPLLMDQVPNSKQVAEDWKIGLRVKKEDGSGGGGGENLVTRQEIARLVKKLMDAESGEGREMRKRARELREACRRAAARGGSSDRNLDAFIGDISRAE; encoded by the exons ATGGGATCACAACCGACCTCGGGTTGCCACGTGGTGGCCTTGCCTTACCCCGGCCGAGGCCACATCAACCCCATGATGAACCTCTGCAAgctcttggtttccaagaagcCCGACATCCTCATCACCTTCGTCGTCACGGAGGAGTGGCTCGGCTTCATTGGCCCCGAGCCCAAACCGGCTAACGTCCACTTCGCCACCGTCCCCAATGTCCTACCGTCGGAGCTCCATCGAGCCAAGAACTTCCCTGCCTTCCTCGAAGCCATCTTCACGAAGCTGGAAGCTCCGGTGGAGCAGCTGCTGGACAGGCTGGAGCTGCCGGTGGCGGCTATCATAGCGGACACGTACTTGCCGTGGGCGGTTAGGGTCGGCAAGCAGAGGAATATCCCGGTGGCCACGCTTTGGACGACGTCAGCGTCGGTGTTCTTGGTGTTTCATCATTTCGAGATGCTTCAGCAGAAGGGCCATTTTCCGGTGGACTTGTCAG AGAGGGGAGAAGAGGAAGTGGACTACATTCCAGGAGTCGCCAGGACCCGCATCGCGGATCTACCTACGATCTTCTTCGGAAACCAGCGCCAGCTATTATTGGGCAAAGCTCTGGAGTGCATCGCCGGGGCCTCCAAGGCCGACTACTTCCTCTCCACCTCCTTCTCCGAGCTCGAACCCCTGGCCTTGGACGCCATCCGGTCTCAGCTCTCCGTGCCCGCCTACTGCGTCGGCCCCACCATCCCCTTCCTCGATGGGGACGGCGCCGGCGACGCGGCTTATTTCCGGTGGCTCGACGCTCAGCCCATAGGGTCGGTCCTGTACGTCTCTCTCGGGAGCTTCCTCTCGGTCTCTGATGCTCAGATGGAGGAGATGGCGGCCGGGGTGCGGGACAGCGGCGTGCGGTTCCTGTGGGTGGCGCGTGGGGAGACGTCGCCGGTTGCGGGCGCGCGCGAGGAGGGCGCGGCGGGCCTGGTGGTGCCCTGGTGCGAGCAGCTGAAGGTGCTGTGCCACCCGTCGGTGGGCGGGTTCTGGACGCACTGCGGGTGGAATTCCGCGCTGGAGGCCATCTACGCCGGGGTTCCCATGCTGACGTGTCCCTTGCTCATGGACCAAGTCCCCAACAGCAAGCAGGTCGCGGAGGACTGGAAGATCGGGTTGAGGGTTAAGAAGGAagacggcagcggcggcggcggcggcgagaatTTAGTCACCCGGCAAGAGATTGCACGGCTCGTAAAGAAGCTGATGGATGCCGAAAGTGGCGAGGGGAGAGAGATGAGGAAGAGAGCAAGAGAGCTAAGGGAGGCATGTCGACGGGCCGCCGCAAGAGGTGGGTCGTCGGATCGGAATCTGGATGCCTTCATCGGAGATATTTCGAGGGCCGAATGA